In Vigna angularis cultivar LongXiaoDou No.4 chromosome 8, ASM1680809v1, whole genome shotgun sequence, the DNA window CAGTGGACTTTCATGATAGCGTGGTGGCTCAGGGGTTCCTGTTGGATGAAGTTAGTTATGGGACCTTGATCAATGGGCTGTGTAAAATAGGACAGGTAAGAGACGCCTTTGAGTTCCTGCAGAAAATGGAAGTGCAAATGGTTAGGCCTAATGTAGTAATCTACAATATGATGATTGATGGTTTGTGCAAAGATGGATGTGTAACTGAGGCGTATGGTTTATATTCAGAGATTGTTGGCCGGGGAATAAGTCCTGATATTTTTACTTACACTTGTCTGATTCATGGTTTTTGTAGTTTGGGGCAGTGGCGAGAAGTTACCCAGTTGTTGTGTGATATGGTTGACAAAAAGGTCAACCCAAATGTTTATACCTATAACATACTAATTGATGCATTATGTAAAAACAGAATGCTCACTAAAGCTCATGATATGTGTAATTTGATGATTGAAAGAGGTGAACAACCAGATGTAGTTACTTTCAACACTTTGATGAGTGGATATTGCTTGTACAATGATGTGGATGAGGCAAGAAAGTTATTTGATACATTTGTTGAATGGGATATTGTGCCTGATGTTTGGAGTTATAACATCTTGATTATTGGGTATTGCAAGATTAAAAGGATTGATGAAGCTTTGATCCTCTTCAATAAAATGCATTGCACCAATTTGGTTCCTAATATTGTAACTTACAGTTCTGTTATTGATGGCTTGTGCAAATCTGGGAGAATCTCTTACGCGTGGGAACTTTTTAGTGCAATTTGTGATGGTGGTCCATCCCCTAATGTTATCACTTACAATATCATGTTAGATGCTCTTTGCAAAATTCAACTTATGGACGATGCAATTGGATTATTTAACCTAATGTTTGAAAGGGGATTGACTCCTAATGTTTCGAGTTATAACATCTTGATTAATGGGTATTGCAAGAGTAAGAGGATTGGTGAAGCCATGAACCTTTTCAAAGAAATGGATCACAGAAATTTGGTTCCTGATTCTGTAACTTATAATTCCCTCATTGATGGGCTGTGTAAATCTGGAAGAGTCTCTCATGCATGGGAGCTTTTCTATGCGATGCATGATGGTGGTATGGCAGTTAATGTTATCAGTTATAATGTCTTGTTAGATGCTTTTTCCTAAGCACACCATGTTTTCTGGGAAAGTTATCATTAAACCTAATGTTTGAAAGGGGATTGACTTCTTATGGTTTTAGCCATTGCATCTTGATCGATGAATATTGCGAGGGTAAAAGGATGGAAGAAGCTATGAATCTCTTCAGAGATATGGGTTGCAacagtttgatttttgattctATAAACTCATCTTTGCTATTAATGGCTCAGGAATCTGGGAGAATCTCATCTGCATGGGAACTGGTGGATGATATATGTATATGATAATGGATGGCCATCTATTACAAGTTACAATATCTTGTTAGATGGTTTTTTGCAAAACCAGCAACTCGGCAAGGTGACTATTTTAATTCAGTGCTgtcaaaaaataattctttgaCAGGTGCAAATTGCCCAATGGGTTGGTTTTACAGAGATCAAATACTTAACATTGCACTAGAGATTTTTCAGCattttggttgaacttgttaaTGTTGTCACATGTAACACCATTATCAATGGACTCTGCTTAGAAGGTTTGTTCAGTGAAGTAGTGAGATTTTTTATGGACGTAAAAATGAGAATGATAAAGCATAGGAGCTACTTCAAGAAATGTTTGCTGGAGATCTGAACAAATGATAAAACCTGGTGAGATACAGCAGCTAATTCACGCTGAAATCTATACTTCTATACTTCCATAAAGATAGGTTTGGATAAATGCTTAGCAAATCATTGTTGCAGCTTTGATGTAGGTTGAAACCCATGGAAAATTCATTGTTGCATATAGTCTTGCATGGTCATCTCGAATAGTTCATGAAAGGTGGCACTCTCTTGAGGTAAACAATGTTTTTGTGAGAATATTTCAGGCAATTTACATTTATCTTGGAATAACTTATCTATTTCTTAAATCAACAATAGTGCATATAAGATTTAGCATGTAAATTCTAATGTAATTAACAAGAGTCAACTTTCTTTATGTACAttgctttttaaatttctgtggttgtttcttttatgttttatttctaTTCTTATTTTTTGCTTCGATGAAGGTTTCTTGCTCTCCTTTAGTCTCTCAAGAGCTTTCATATGTCTTCCTCTGTTGTTCTACCAGAATATACATAATGTATTATAATCTCTTTTACATCTAccaatttgaattaattaatgaaCACTACTTGTTGCTGGAGGAACAATTTGGATTGACATGTAACTACGTATTAAATGTCAGCATATCGTATTGGAGTTCAATTTTCAATGAATGTCTGGTTTGTCACAGAAGATGTCGATTATCAGTTTATTCTTAATGAAATCATTAAGGCTTCTTTAATGTTTCTGCTAGGCTCTCCCATACTATCTCTGAATATGTTGAACTACCAGGATCAGGTAAGGGAATTGGAAACCACagcaaaaaaattaaaagggcAGTTCATGAGCATAAACAGTTGGTGTGGAAGGACCTGAACCCCAAAAGTTGTTCACCATTAATGTTATTTCTGTAATCCTTGGTGCAAATTGTACTGCTTTAATAATTGCTTGTTCTGGttagattttttaaaagaagaaagacaGAAATTGAGATTCAACTGAGGGTTGAAAATTCAAACCCAATTTTCTGTATTGAATTTACTCTTAGATGTGTTGATTTCATTGTTCAGTATAAATGTATGTTAAAGCATTGAACGTGGGCAAAGGTTGCTAATAATATCAATGTTGAATCAAAAGAAagacatttttatattaaaagaatgtAAATAACATTTGTATGACTCAGGTGGAGCCTAAATTTTCATTCACTTTACAATTAACTTTACCAGATGGAATAAATTAACTAGTTAATCTTGAGTTAGAAAGCTTGTATTTACTTGAACATTGATTTTGGTTAATCATTTTAGCAAGAACCCAAATCTTTCTGTAATCCATATATTtctaatatagtttttttttttcttttggccTAAATGGAACATATGATTACGACCAATCACCCATAATGTCTGtgtattaataatattagtaaTTGATAATTATAAGGTGGTGGTGGACCACAATTATcaaaagaagaacaaaagaagaaaaagtaaaaagccCAAAAGGCAAAAGGCAAAGCTTGCGTTTTGCACATAAACCACGGACAAACAGAATCTTAATCTTCCAATCTGTAAAAGCCAAACAACCCAAAAAcagttataaaaattaaaataagcccacaaaatttcttttctttttataaaatatcaaaaataaaaattgaaaagctaTCATAACAACCTAAGCGGCTCCGCCGCTGCAAATTCCGGCGAGCGCGACAGGAAACCGATTGCAAAGGCTCTCTGCCGCCCGTGCTCCGTCGTCGACGTCGGCTGTGGGCGGAAGAACCCTCCCGTCGACGAACAGCACTCTTCCACCGTTCCTCTGCTGGTGGCCGGCGACCATCCCCTCGAGCTCCGCCGCCGTGCCGTAGAACTCGCCGTCGCTGAAGCGCCGCTCCACCTCCAGAAAATCGCCCAGCGACGCCGATCTGGTGTCCCCATCGCGGCAAAGCTGCCACCACTTCCGCCGTCTCTCCGCTGCTGTCGACGTCGACACGATGGTagcccttttcttctttttgactGCTGCGGCGGTCCTCCTTGCACCGCCGGTGCCCTCGGCTGCGGAATTTGGGTTCCGGTGCTGCGATGGGACTCTGAATGTAATGGTTGGGAAGTTCACTCCCATCAGAGTCCCCAATGTAGTGCTTCTGTCATGGAAGAATGATCCGGTGGACTATCATTCAAAAACccaaaaggaaaaaattaaaacttttgatTAATCTGAAGTGAAAAGGGAAAAATAAATTCTGGGGtgtgaaaaaaatttgagatttctGAGAACTTTAAAAGATGCAACATGAATAACTGATATCGAACATGATGATACCTCAGTGTCAAGATCAGATgaagaaatggaagagattGTGGGTGAAGATGGTGGTGGCACCAATTCAGTGGCTGGATCCAGCATTGTTGTGTTATGACTTGTGAGAGATGGATCAGAGATGAAAGCAGAGAAAATCTCTGAGGTGAAGGTTTTGGGAAGACTATATTGTGTCAACTATGACTTTTTTGAGGTTGAGATTTGTAGGTTTATATGCAGAATAAGGAATAGATGAAAAAGCATGTTGGAATCAAAGGAATAGGATGCATTTGAAATGATTGTTGCTTTGGGTGATTATCAGTTTATCATTATCAGTGGTGGAAACTTCAAATCCACTTTTAATTGGACATTTTCTTtgaaaccaaaataaaaagagaGTTGGGTAATAGAATTCAAACTTGGAAATTACATTCTTAATGTATGTTTTGAAACTTTTGTGAACATTGTTAATGCagttaacttaattatatttggATAGATGACTTTAGTCAAATGTTAACCATAATGTAAAAGGTAAGGAATGCCTTATGATGTCATATTTGCTTATTTTTTGAGGTTCTATAGCCTTGTTTGCTTTCTTATAGGTTACATTTGAGAAAAGGTGAAGGGATTAGTCAAAATGTATTGGTAAGATGCCTCAATTattgtttttcctcttttctctcctcagaacaaaattttctttactCCTTACTTTTTGCACCCAATAGCTTAACTTAGTATTTGATAGACGTGTGAGGACAAGGAAAATGTTTATCATAAATGTGATTTCTTTTATATGACTCTTGTTTTGAAAGGAATAAGTTCCTATATAGATGGTTTTTTAAGCTGAAGATGCAAACTTTGAGTACACTACTAGCCTTGCGAAAATCaataagaaacatttttttttaaaatttaagaattaaatatttttttctgaaattaattttaaaagttatgtttagtttttaaattagaatatatacTTATTTCGTTTTTGCATTTTATATAGATAACCTCAACaaatgataaatgaaaattatattataatttattataattttttgtatgatAAATATTCTGTCCTATTTTGTTAGAAagatattttacataattttcaatatatatatatatatatatatatatatatatatatatatatatatatatatatatatatataaaagtataagcaaaacataaatttttaaaagtaatttaaaaaacataattaaccctatatttaatataataatatataataatattaggTGAATACACGGAGGAAAACACTGGAGGCTTTCAACTAGAGTTAGTTTAGATATAGTTCAGCTGAAAGAATAGAATAacttcatttaaattaaaaaagcaaaaatataaccattaataaattatgatatgttataaaaaaaattgttaataagattaatttaatattaaactcAGGAAAATTATAACTTCTgtccattaaaaaaatgttggtgtaattaaaatttgtaaattgaGCAGAAacaataattgaattattaacaTCTATTGTAACATGCAGCATAGTTTTGAATGAGTGCATAGAGATAACCTGATGATGCTTGTGAGTGGTAACAGATGGATTATAATATGGACCATTATGACAGGCTTTAAGAAAAGGTAAGGAGATAAATTAAGTATTAAGTACTGAAACATCATAATccacattatataaaaaattacgtTAATGGTACTTGAAGGTTACAACTATGCTCAAGGTCAtacttgttaaaaaataatgggtagaaaatataaattataataggtAAGAAGTATAAGTTACAAGAAAATGGTTATTCAAATCTTCAATTTAAGCCAAAGCTAGCTTGAGAGAGACTTTCACATGATGGTATATTTCTGTCCATGTCTCCAACTAAAAGCTGAATCAAAGCTTAatgtagtttttcttttcttaatatattcAACAATAGTCTCTTACAAACTGTTTGAACTGATAGAAGTATTTATAGAAAGTATTAAGAATCTAAATATGAATTCCAagtttcatattaaataaaaaaatgaaaaacttgagatatataaaaagaaaaagacaactAACGAACATTTGAGTTTGAAGGTTTTACTTTGAGTGTGATAtcagatttttttatataaacaattcaTATCTTATTTGTAGTGAAACTCTCCAATTTCAATAAAAAGGAAATTTCAAACAATTGTATTAGAGTTTAATTTGTCTTACTAGATACTCCAGTTAatgaaagacaaaataaaataatacaataaaatctttaaaaaaaatcatttatttatattaattttagtaataatGACAAAATGTAAGTTGTTAAGAATTCCGTTAAATATTTATCCAAaatctttattattaaatattgatttgaaTCTCAGAtaatcttttacattttttacatgtattttttctttcttattcaaTCAGAGTTGagcataataaaattatataagtaacgacaaaaatatattaaatgatcGATGATTTTAGAAGACTATCTCTTATAAGATAAAGAGATTAATAATAAACTCATAGATCAAAATATTATCATAGATAAAGagattttcatatattttttttatacataacaTAACATTATATATGATAGTCAATTAATAAGTTAAAGCGTTGTTATAAAGGTGTTTTTGATAGTTTAAGATTTATTTAGGTTAATATTTTTACAGTATTCATACATAGTGTTACCAAAATGTTCATACAACCTTGTGAGTTGCTATAACTCATTTTAAATTGTGGAATTGGCACCATGGTGCATGAGTCATATGATATGATCAAAAGGGAATTGCATAAAGTGGGAAAAAGGCTATGCCATCATACATGGCGCACGAGATTTAGCACATCAAACTCACATGGTCCTTCCAAATTCATACTAAATTCACGTGGAGTTTGAGTTTTCTTTAACTTTACAGCTCAATTGGGGGGGTTTGGGATTCATGGAAAAAGTTTCAAGCACAAATGTTGCACATTCATTCTATAAAGGTTTTGGCCTTTCTAAAATTGAgaacattttttctattttttttatacaaagaAATGTTAAATAGTAACTTATTTTACCATATTTCTCACTTCAAAAAATCGTGTAAGAAACAGTAGATATGACAAATATTTTCATTCCACTGTTTTCCTGTTTCATTGCCATCTTAAAAAATCAGGAAATATGTTAACTTGAATTAGTATCTATTCAAGTACTATTTATCATTGCTAACTTAAAATGGTTatagaaatatatgaaattgaaaAGGATGAATAACAAACATGTGTACTGTGTAGGGAGtatattaagaaattttttggacctattaaattaaagtaaaatattaacatGATTATCTatgtaacaaaaatatttgtccGAGGTAACTTCACATTTTGAAGTTCATTGAATGGCATAAAACTACCAATGCAGAAGAATGTGAGGAATATCATAATGTCTTAGGGAATACCGTACTGAATCACGTGCCGAAGTTCCATAACATGACAGCAATGTATTAGCCTTTCAAGCTAAGTCACTTCTCTGTCTATGTACCTTCATTCCCAATTCCATGTCAGTATATTTCTTATGGTCCCATCAACATTTGAGTACCCTGTACACCAAATGTAACTATATCATTTTGGCTTGAACAGACTATGAATATTGAATGAGAAGGTCACTCACATGACCTCACTTGGTAACAAAAGGAGgtactgagaaaaaaaaaacatcttccAAACAACTATAGGAAATTTGGATAGTAAAAATTGGCAAAGAAACCAATTTTTGAAGAAAAGTCCACAGTAGAAAATctgaatgttttttttctccTAAATCGACCTTTTACTGAATTCATCTATTGCCAAGGATCATTGGCTCCAATATTGAAGCGTAATATCTTACaataattaaaagcaaaaaGCTTATGAGATGAGATGTGATGTACAGGGTTACTTCTGTTTTATAAAAAACGCTAATGTAAACTATGACAACAGTCTCATACTGTAGATCCTGAGGAAGATGAAAACTTAATATGATCATATAAGCTTGATTAATGAAATTTACATGGGGGGAAATCTTGGATAAAATCATTCCACATTTCAGCAGCAATAGAATTCCTTAACTGTGAAGCATCATGTACAACTTCTTCAGAATCAAAAGTATGATCTGATGCCTGAGTCTGGCTCTCGACATCCATCTTTGGTGCCACTGCCATCTCTAATTGGGGTTCTGATTCCTCCATTGGAAATGAACCATGCTCATACATCTTGAAAATCCAATCGTTTGGCTTCTCATTGCGAATGAAATTGTGTAATGCACATGCAGCCACTACCAACTTCACTTGTGTTTGTAATGGGTAAGAAGGAGCAGACATCAATATAGGAAATCGTGCCTTTAAAGCCCCAAAAGTTCGATCTATGACGTTTCGTAATAATGAGTGCCGTTGATTGAATAGCTCTGTAGCATCTTGTGGGTGGAAATCGCTGGGAAATTCCTTGTAGTAGGGAATGGAATATGGAGCAACGAAACCTGGCACATTTGGATACTTACTGTCTACGATGTAGTATCTACCTGTATCATAGGACAGAGTGTATGGAAGTCATAggaaataattaatcatttgaCCCTTAAGTTTGCATCATGTTtcatttttgttgtgttagctTCATATGTTTCGATTAAGTCttgaatataaaaagttggAAATGTTTTCCATTAGTTGCTCTGTGAACATAGGAATACATCTCCAATCAATCACCTAAGGTGGCATTTGCCATTTTCATCTCCTAACCATCAATCTCTCAAGTACAACCAAATAAAAGTTGAAATTAGctaaataatgaaatatataccATCTTGATCAACTTCTATTTGATGCAGCTAAAGGATAGATGGTAAAAGTTTCCAATACGTTTGGTTCAAATGATAAAAGGAAAAGGGAGAGTCTCCTTTTTGTGTTTGGTTCAAGAAAGGGGAAGGGAAAACATGAATCACACACTGCAATATCATTACTAATATTAAAGGAGATGAGGAAGCAATTTAGCTGGTATAGTCCAATAGTTATAAATTACACTATTTCCTATAAATTCCCTCAATAtcagaggaaagaaaaatagatgGAAGGGGGATTTTGGAGGCCACTCATTTCCTCTCCACCCAACTaaccttttaaacaaaaagatatcaaattaaaaaaaaatgctctCCCTTTATTTCCCTTCAATCAAATACACcatgctttttattttcaaaccaaaTTAATGGGCATTTACGGAGAGAACATAATATCCTCAAATCCAAAAAATGAGAAGCCGCTCAACCCTTAATCATCTCTTTGAGCTTTGCCTAGAACAAACATAGGGACGGTCAACGAATCAACAGGATTCGATGAAAGTGTGAGAAATGGACAGAAGAAAAGGAAACGTATGGATTTTGTGTGAGCGAGAAATCGACccaagaaaattaaaggaaaattgtTCATATAGTAATGGATGAGTCAACAGGATTGACGTCTAGTATTTCCACATTACGGAGACTGAATCTCGACTTTTTTGGGGATAAGTAAAAACCAGTTCAAACAATACACAAAGTTAGAGAAGCCCAACAGAGAGCAacatgaagatttttttttcttctatttggTTTGAAGAAGGGATGAATCATAACATGCATAATTTCACAACAATGAACCAAAAACATTTTTTGAGCTGGAAGTGAAGTTTCATTCCATATCAACAGTTAATTTCGAAGGGATTGTTACATATACAATGCGCAAGAAATGTAATTAACtgttttttata includes these proteins:
- the LOC108344044 gene encoding putative pentatricopeptide repeat-containing protein At1g12700, mitochondrial, with the protein product MSYTAKTTSLRYAIPKFSVFLRFFSNSQNHNAKSNSGFDAIGDAVALFSRLITMHPLPSVVEFNMILGSVVKMKHYSTAISLFKEMGLRRLTPSIVSLSILINCYCHLGHMGFAFSVLGMVLKMGYQPNAVTLTTLMRGLCVNGEVRKAVDFHDSVVAQGFLLDEVSYGTLINGLCKIGQVRDAFEFLQKMEVQMVRPNVVIYNMMIDGLCKDGCVTEAYGLYSEIVGRGISPDIFTYTCLIHGFCSLGQWREVTQLLCDMVDKKVNPNVYTYNILIDALCKNRMLTKAHDMCNLMIERGEQPDVVTFNTLMSGYCLYNDVDEARKLFDTFVEWDIVPDVWSYNILIIGYCKIKRIDEALILFNKMHCTNLVPNIVTYSSVIDGLCKSGRISYAWELFSAICDGGPSPNVITYNIMLDALCKIQLMDDAIGLFNLMFERGLTPNVSSYNILINGYCKSKRIGEAMNLFKEMDHRNLVPDSVTYNSLIDGLCKSGRVSHAWELFYAMHDGGMAVNVISYNVLLDAFS
- the LOC108345115 gene encoding uncharacterized protein At3g17950 — its product is MLDPATELVPPPSSPTISSISSSDLDTESTGSFFHDRSTTLGTLMGVNFPTITFRVPSQHRNPNSAAEGTGGARRTAAAVKKKKRATIVSTSTAAERRRKWWQLCRDGDTRSASLGDFLEVERRFSDGEFYGTAAELEGMVAGHQQRNGGRVLFVDGRVLPPTADVDDGARAAESLCNRFPVALAGICSGGAA